From Cellulomonas oligotrophica, a single genomic window includes:
- a CDS encoding CPBP family glutamic-type intramembrane protease, with protein MPAGRRSPGTGPAAPAGALPWVALGSVLLGWLTVIGLVSIFYGLDRGTAGLADARVVRSDLLAPHVGGLVVAALVPALWGRARDVRTERRTVARTWWLVPAAVLAWAVWALDVGTLRAAGPGLTLTLVVACLVVALDLELVLRGFVVTFLRDRWDEPSVAVGSVLVSGAVLLLLGPGDAPVRAGYAVAAGVLLYCARRVGAGLLAPVLLHAAILVALWSQAVGDAALRAPGRVVDVVVLLALAAATAVAGVLAVRRGWR; from the coding sequence ATGCCAGCAGGCCGACGGTCACCGGGGACGGGCCCCGCGGCGCCCGCGGGGGCGCTGCCCTGGGTCGCGCTGGGCTCGGTGCTGCTGGGCTGGCTGACGGTCATCGGCCTCGTGTCGATCTTCTACGGACTCGACCGCGGCACCGCCGGGCTCGCCGACGCGCGCGTGGTGCGCAGCGACCTGCTCGCCCCGCACGTCGGCGGCCTCGTCGTCGCCGCGCTCGTCCCCGCGCTGTGGGGCCGCGCCCGCGACGTGCGGACCGAGCGCCGCACCGTCGCGCGCACCTGGTGGCTGGTGCCGGCCGCCGTCCTCGCATGGGCGGTCTGGGCCCTCGACGTCGGCACGCTCCGGGCCGCGGGGCCCGGGCTGACCCTGACGCTCGTCGTCGCGTGCCTCGTGGTCGCACTCGACCTGGAGCTGGTGCTCCGCGGGTTCGTCGTGACGTTCCTGCGCGACCGCTGGGACGAACCGTCCGTCGCCGTCGGCAGCGTGCTGGTCAGCGGCGCCGTCCTGCTGCTGCTCGGACCGGGCGACGCGCCCGTGCGGGCCGGCTACGCGGTGGCCGCGGGCGTCCTGCTGTACTGCGCCCGCCGCGTCGGCGCCGGCCTCCTCGCCCCCGTCCTGCTGCACGCGGCGATCCTGGTGGCCCTGTGGTCCCAGGCCGTCGGCGACGCCGCCCTGCGCGCCCCGGGGCGGGTCGTCGACGTCGTGGTGCTCCTCGCGCTGGCCGCGGCGACGGCCGTCGCCGGCGTGCTCGCGGTGCGGCGCGGCTGGCGCTGA
- a CDS encoding PH domain-containing protein, translating to MADVPHDKREQLDKVREGLLEGEQVLAVYDCTGTGTGFVGLTDLRIVFQDNSFVGKRTAITSVPYKQVRSVSIVTDKSWTGGFFSGATIAVDAGGTVHEAEFRGVEKARHVHDVVLHHIVRGR from the coding sequence ATGGCGGACGTGCCGCACGACAAGCGGGAGCAGCTGGACAAGGTGCGCGAGGGGCTGCTCGAGGGCGAGCAGGTGCTGGCCGTCTACGACTGCACCGGGACGGGCACGGGCTTCGTCGGCCTGACCGACCTGCGCATCGTGTTCCAGGACAACAGCTTCGTCGGCAAGCGCACGGCGATCACGTCCGTCCCGTACAAGCAGGTCCGCTCGGTCTCGATCGTGACGGACAAGTCCTGGACGGGAGGGTTCTTCTCCGGCGCGACGATCGCGGTCGACGCCGGCGGGACCGTGCACGAGGCGGAGTTCCGCGGGGTCGAGAAGGCGCGGCACGTGCACGACGTCGTGCTGCACCACATCGTGCGGGGTCGCTGA